The following coding sequences are from one Streptomyces sp. NBC_00536 window:
- a CDS encoding HAD family hydrolase, which produces MTSTVPAPVARTADGHALQAVLLDMDGTLVDTEGFWWDVEVDIFGELGHRLDESWRDIVVGGPMSRSAAFLIESTGAAITLAELSVLLNERFEARIADAVPLMPGAERLLSELARHNVPTALVSASHRRVIDRVLRSLGPDRFAISVAGDEVPRTKPHPDPYLIAARALGAHPSRCAVVEDTATGVASAEAAGCRVVAVPSVGQIPAAPGRTVVRSLEDVDLTFLRSLITPMN; this is translated from the coding sequence ATGACCAGCACCGTTCCCGCGCCCGTCGCCCGTACGGCCGACGGACATGCCCTCCAGGCGGTGCTGCTCGACATGGACGGCACCCTCGTCGACACCGAGGGGTTCTGGTGGGACGTCGAGGTCGACATCTTCGGCGAACTCGGCCACCGACTTGACGAATCCTGGCGTGACATCGTCGTCGGCGGCCCCATGAGCCGCAGCGCCGCCTTCCTCATCGAGTCCACCGGCGCGGCCATCACCCTGGCCGAACTGTCCGTCCTCCTCAACGAGCGCTTCGAGGCCCGGATCGCCGACGCCGTGCCCCTGATGCCCGGCGCCGAGCGGCTGCTGTCCGAGCTGGCCCGGCACAACGTCCCCACCGCCCTCGTGTCCGCCTCGCACCGCCGGGTCATCGACCGCGTGCTGCGCTCGCTCGGCCCCGACCGCTTCGCGATCAGCGTCGCCGGTGACGAGGTACCGCGGACCAAGCCCCACCCCGACCCGTACCTGATCGCCGCCCGCGCGCTCGGCGCCCACCCCTCGCGGTGCGCCGTCGTCGAGGACACCGCGACCGGGGTCGCCTCCGCCGAGGCCGCGGGCTGCCGGGTGGTCGCCGTACCGTCCGTGGGCCAGATCCCGGCCGCCCCGGGCCGTACCGTCGTCCGCTCGCTGGAAGACGTGGACCTGACCTTCCTGCGCTCCCTCATCACTCCGATGAACTGA
- a CDS encoding ABC transporter substrate-binding protein: protein MNRKTMVLTAAAGLLTPALTACGSTSGTGAGTGAIVVGTTDRFEAADTVPAPFDPAYAYDAGTWNVLRQTVQTLMHTPRGGGQPVPEAASDCRFTDAGNESYRCTLRPGMKFANGDPLTAKDVKFSIERVLAIKDENGPVSLLSTLDTVETKGADTVVFHLKTPDATFPYKLSTPATGIVNQKMYDGKKLREGFAVDGSGPYTMKAEVKDNHLVRAVFTKNPNYKGDIKLQNDKVELRTFTDSAAMGKALTDGSVHMVSRTLSPAQIQDFAAKPPKGVKLVPMPGLEIRYLAFNTEAPVVKDKAVRQALAAAVDRNAVISKVYGKSAQPLYSLVPTTVNGHVNSFFNKYGEANTAKAAAILKEAGIKTPVKLTLNYTNDHYGDGTAGEFAALKAQLNSTQLFDVTVQGSDWAAFRPAQKKGDFAAYGLGWFPDYSDADNFLAPFLEQDNFLGTPYANSTVRSKLIPESRRAVDRSVAAPAIAEMQDIVADDVPVLPLWQGKQYVAARDGITGVEWSVNSISDLQLWELGRGVSG, encoded by the coding sequence ATGAACCGCAAGACCATGGTGCTGACGGCCGCGGCCGGCCTGCTCACCCCCGCGCTGACCGCATGCGGCAGCACCAGCGGAACCGGAGCGGGCACAGGAGCGATCGTCGTCGGCACCACCGACCGGTTCGAGGCCGCCGACACGGTCCCCGCCCCGTTCGACCCGGCGTACGCCTACGACGCCGGGACCTGGAACGTACTGCGCCAGACCGTCCAGACCCTGATGCACACCCCGCGCGGCGGCGGCCAGCCCGTCCCCGAAGCGGCCTCCGACTGCCGCTTCACCGACGCGGGCAACGAAAGCTACCGCTGCACCCTGCGCCCCGGGATGAAGTTCGCCAACGGCGACCCGCTCACCGCGAAGGACGTCAAGTTCTCCATCGAGCGCGTCCTCGCCATCAAGGACGAGAACGGCCCGGTCTCCCTGCTCTCCACCCTCGACACCGTCGAGACCAAGGGCGCGGACACCGTCGTCTTCCACCTGAAGACCCCGGACGCCACCTTCCCGTACAAGCTGTCGACGCCCGCCACGGGCATCGTCAACCAGAAGATGTACGACGGCAAGAAGCTCCGCGAAGGCTTCGCCGTCGACGGCTCCGGCCCGTACACGATGAAGGCCGAAGTCAAGGACAACCACCTCGTCCGCGCCGTCTTCACCAAGAACCCGAACTACAAGGGCGACATCAAGCTGCAGAACGACAAGGTCGAACTGCGCACCTTCACCGACTCCGCCGCGATGGGCAAGGCCCTCACCGACGGCTCGGTCCACATGGTCTCGCGCACCCTGTCGCCCGCCCAGATCCAGGACTTCGCCGCCAAGCCGCCCAAGGGCGTCAAGCTGGTCCCGATGCCCGGCCTGGAAATCCGCTACCTCGCCTTCAACACCGAGGCACCGGTCGTCAAGGACAAGGCCGTACGCCAGGCCCTCGCCGCCGCCGTCGACCGCAACGCCGTCATCTCCAAGGTGTACGGAAAGTCCGCGCAGCCGCTCTACTCGCTGGTCCCCACCACGGTCAACGGCCACGTCAACTCCTTCTTCAACAAGTACGGCGAGGCCAACACCGCCAAGGCCGCCGCCATCCTGAAGGAAGCCGGGATCAAGACCCCGGTCAAGCTGACCCTGAACTACACCAACGACCACTACGGCGACGGCACCGCCGGGGAGTTCGCCGCCCTCAAGGCCCAGCTGAACTCCACCCAGCTCTTCGACGTCACCGTCCAGGGCAGCGACTGGGCCGCCTTCCGCCCCGCGCAGAAGAAGGGCGACTTCGCCGCCTACGGGCTCGGCTGGTTCCCCGACTACTCCGACGCCGACAACTTCCTCGCCCCGTTCCTGGAGCAGGACAACTTCCTCGGCACGCCGTACGCCAACAGCACGGTGCGCTCCAAGCTCATCCCCGAATCGCGCCGCGCCGTCGACCGCAGTGTCGCCGCCCCCGCGATCGCGGAGATGCAGGACATCGTCGCCGACGACGTCCCCGTCCTGCCCCTGTGGCAGGGCAAGCAGTACGTCGCCGCGCGCGACGGCATCACCGGAGTGGAATGGTCCGTCAACTCCATCTCCGACCTCCAGCTGTGGGAACTCGGCCGGGGCGTCAGCGGCTGA
- a CDS encoding IclR family transcriptional regulator codes for MARNIQSLERAAAMLRLLAGGERRLGLSDVASSLGLAKGTAHGILRTLQAEGFVEQDPASGRYQLGAELLRLGNSYLDVHELRARALVWTDDLARASGESVYVGVLHKSGVLIMHHVFRPDDSRQVLEVGAMQPLHSTALGKVISAYDPVAHSQAVEAERESFTPRTVTDPVGFEEVLDLTRARGWGSDVEETWEGLASVAAPIHDRRRMPVGAVAVSGAVERVCGESGDPRPALVAAVRDCARAVSRDLGAGRF; via the coding sequence ATGGCACGGAACATCCAGTCGCTCGAACGAGCCGCTGCGATGCTGCGGCTCCTGGCGGGCGGTGAGCGCCGGCTGGGCCTGTCGGACGTGGCCTCCTCGCTGGGGCTGGCCAAGGGCACGGCCCACGGCATCCTGCGCACGCTGCAGGCCGAGGGTTTCGTGGAGCAGGATCCCGCCTCGGGCCGCTATCAGCTGGGCGCGGAGCTGCTGCGCCTGGGCAACAGTTATCTGGACGTCCACGAGCTGCGCGCCCGCGCGCTGGTCTGGACGGACGATCTGGCCCGCGCGAGCGGCGAGAGCGTGTACGTGGGGGTGCTGCACAAGAGCGGGGTGCTGATCATGCACCACGTCTTCCGGCCCGACGACAGCCGCCAGGTGCTGGAGGTGGGGGCCATGCAGCCGCTGCATTCCACGGCCCTGGGCAAGGTCATCTCCGCCTATGACCCGGTGGCGCACAGCCAGGCCGTGGAGGCCGAGCGGGAGTCGTTCACACCGCGTACGGTCACGGACCCGGTCGGCTTCGAAGAGGTGCTGGACCTGACCCGGGCGCGGGGCTGGGGTTCGGACGTCGAGGAGACGTGGGAGGGGCTGGCCTCGGTGGCGGCGCCGATCCACGACCGGCGTCGGATGCCGGTGGGCGCTGTGGCGGTCTCGGGGGCCGTGGAGCGGGTCTGCGGCGAGTCGGGGGATCCCCGTCCGGCGCTGGTGGCGGCCGTGCGGGACTGTGCGCGGGCGGTTTCGCGCGACCTTGGCGCGGGCCGGTTCTGA
- the metH gene encoding methionine synthase, with the protein MASLPNPPADTQTRADALRQALATRVVVADGAMGTMLQAQDPTLEDFQDLEGCNEVLNVTRPDIVRTVHEAYFSVGVDCVETNTFGANLSALAEYDIPDRNFELSESGARIAREVADEFTASTGQQRWVLGSMGPGTKLPTLGHIRYEAIRDAYQINAEGLITGGADALLVETTQDLLQTKSSIIGARRAMDALGVSVPLICSVTVETTGTMLLGSEIGAALTSLEPLGIDMIGLNCATGPAEMSEHLRYLARNARIPISCMPNAGLPVLTKDGAHYPLSASELADAQETFVREYGLSLVGGCCGTTPEHLRQVVERVRGLAPQVREPRPEPGASSLYQTVPFRQDLAFMAIGERTNANGSKKFRDAMLEARWDDCVEMVRDQIREGAHMLDLCVDYVGRDGVADMDELAGRFATASTLPIVLDSTEVPVIKAGLERLGGRAVINSVNYEDGDGPESRFAQVTRLAQEHGAALIALTIDEQGQARTVEHKVAIAQRLIADLTGNWGIRESDILIDTLTFTICTGQEESRGDGIATIEAIRELKRRHPDVQTTLGLSNISFGLNPAARVLLNSVFLDECVKAGLDSAIVHASKILPIARFDEEQVTTALDLIYDRRAEGYDPLQKLMALFEGVNTKSLKAGRAEELLALPLDERLQRRIIDGEKNGLERDLDEALASRPALDIVNDTLLEGMKVVGELFGSGQMQLPFVLQSAEVMKTAVAYLEPHMEKTDADGKGTIVLATVRGDVHDIGKNLVDIILSNNGYNVVNIGIKQPVSAILEAAVEHRADVIGMSGLLVKSTVIMKENLQELNQRKLAADYPVILGGAALTRAYVEQDLHEIYEGEVRYARDAFEGLRLMDALIAVKRGVPGATLPELKQRRVAKRDTPVVVEEEQDSGPARSDVSVTNPVPTPPFWGTRVVKGIPLKDYASWLDEGALFKGQWGLKQARAGGATYEELVESEGRPRLRGLLDKLHTENLLEAAVVYGYFPCVSKGDDLIILDDQGNERTRFTFPRQRRGRRLCLADFFRPEESGETDVIGLQVVTVGSKIGEATAKLFAADAYRDYLELHGLSVQLAEAMAEYWHARVRAELGYAGEDPARVEDMFDLKYRGARFSLGYGACPDLEDRAKIAELLQPERIGVHLSEEFQLHPEQSTDAIVIHHPEAKYFNAR; encoded by the coding sequence GTGGCCTCGTTGCCGAACCCGCCCGCAGACACCCAGACCCGGGCCGATGCCCTCCGCCAGGCACTGGCCACCCGCGTGGTGGTCGCCGACGGAGCCATGGGAACGATGCTCCAGGCCCAGGACCCCACCCTGGAAGACTTCCAGGACCTCGAAGGCTGCAACGAGGTCCTGAACGTGACGCGCCCCGACATCGTGCGCACGGTCCACGAGGCCTACTTCTCCGTCGGCGTGGACTGCGTCGAGACCAACACCTTCGGCGCCAACCTCTCGGCCCTCGCCGAGTACGACATCCCGGACCGCAACTTCGAGCTGTCGGAGTCCGGCGCCCGGATCGCCCGCGAGGTCGCGGACGAGTTCACGGCATCGACCGGTCAGCAGCGCTGGGTGCTGGGTTCCATGGGCCCGGGCACCAAGCTCCCCACCCTGGGCCACATCCGCTACGAAGCGATCCGCGACGCCTACCAGATCAATGCCGAGGGTCTGATCACGGGTGGTGCGGACGCGCTGCTGGTGGAGACGACGCAGGATCTGCTGCAGACGAAGTCCTCGATCATTGGTGCGCGGCGGGCGATGGACGCGCTGGGTGTGTCGGTGCCGCTGATCTGCTCGGTGACGGTGGAGACCACGGGCACGATGCTGCTGGGCTCGGAGATCGGCGCGGCCCTGACCTCGCTGGAACCGCTCGGTATCGACATGATCGGGCTGAACTGCGCGACCGGTCCGGCGGAGATGAGCGAGCACCTGCGCTACCTCGCGCGCAACGCCCGTATCCCGATCTCCTGCATGCCCAACGCCGGCCTGCCCGTCCTGACCAAGGACGGCGCCCACTACCCGCTCTCCGCGAGCGAGCTGGCCGACGCGCAGGAGACCTTCGTCCGCGAGTACGGGCTCTCCCTGGTCGGCGGCTGCTGCGGCACCACCCCCGAGCACCTGCGCCAGGTCGTCGAGCGGGTCCGCGGGCTGGCCCCGCAGGTCCGCGAGCCCCGCCCCGAGCCGGGCGCGTCCTCGCTGTACCAGACGGTTCCGTTCCGTCAGGACCTCGCGTTCATGGCGATCGGTGAGCGGACGAACGCGAACGGGTCGAAGAAGTTCCGGGACGCGATGCTGGAGGCGCGTTGGGACGACTGTGTGGAGATGGTCCGGGACCAGATCCGTGAGGGTGCGCACATGCTGGACCTGTGTGTGGACTATGTCGGCCGGGATGGTGTGGCGGACATGGATGAGCTGGCGGGCAGGTTCGCGACGGCGTCGACGCTGCCGATCGTTCTGGACTCGACCGAGGTTCCCGTGATCAAGGCGGGGCTGGAGCGTCTGGGCGGGCGTGCGGTGATCAACTCGGTGAACTATGAGGACGGTGATGGGCCGGAGTCGCGGTTCGCGCAGGTGACGCGGCTGGCGCAGGAGCATGGTGCGGCGTTGATCGCGTTGACGATCGATGAGCAGGGTCAGGCGCGGACGGTCGAGCACAAGGTGGCGATCGCGCAGCGGCTGATCGCGGATCTGACGGGGAACTGGGGGATCCGGGAGTCGGACATCCTCATCGACACCCTGACGTTCACGATCTGCACGGGTCAGGAGGAGTCGCGGGGTGACGGTATCGCGACGATCGAGGCGATCCGTGAGCTGAAGCGCCGCCACCCCGACGTCCAGACCACCCTCGGCCTGTCGAACATTTCCTTCGGTCTGAACCCGGCGGCCCGTGTGCTGCTGAACTCCGTCTTCCTGGACGAGTGCGTGAAGGCGGGCCTGGATTCGGCGATCGTGCACGCGTCGAAGATCCTGCCGATCGCGCGGTTCGATGAGGAGCAGGTCACCACGGCGCTGGATCTGATTTATGACCGGCGTGCGGAGGGTTATGACCCGCTGCAGAAGCTGATGGCTCTGTTCGAGGGTGTGAACACGAAGTCGTTGAAGGCGGGGCGGGCGGAGGAGCTGCTGGCGCTGCCGTTGGACGAGCGGTTGCAGCGGCGGATCATCGACGGCGAGAAGAACGGCCTGGAGAGGGACCTGGACGAGGCTCTCGCTTCCCGTCCGGCGCTGGACATCGTCAATGACACCCTGCTGGAGGGCATGAAGGTCGTTGGTGAGCTGTTCGGCTCCGGTCAGATGCAGCTCCCGTTCGTGCTGCAGTCGGCGGAGGTGATGAAGACGGCGGTGGCGTATCTGGAGCCGCACATGGAGAAGACCGACGCGGATGGGAAGGGCACGATCGTGCTGGCCACGGTCCGCGGGGATGTTCATGACATCGGGAAGAACCTGGTCGACATCATTTTGTCGAACAACGGCTACAACGTGGTCAACATCGGGATCAAGCAGCCGGTCTCGGCGATTTTGGAGGCGGCGGTCGAGCACCGCGCGGACGTGATCGGGATGTCGGGGCTGCTGGTGAAGTCCACGGTGATCATGAAGGAGAACCTCCAGGAACTGAACCAGCGCAAGCTGGCCGCCGACTATCCCGTCATCCTCGGCGGCGCCGCCCTGACCCGCGCCTACGTCGAACAGGACCTCCACGAAATCTACGAAGGCGAAGTCCGCTACGCCCGCGACGCCTTCGAAGGCCTGCGCCTCATGGACGCCCTGATCGCCGTGAAGCGCGGCGTCCCCGGCGCCACCCTGCCCGAGCTGAAGCAGCGCCGCGTCGCCAAGCGCGACACGCCCGTGGTCGTGGAGGAGGAGCAGGACAGCGGCCCGGCCCGCTCCGACGTCTCCGTCACCAATCCCGTGCCGACCCCGCCGTTCTGGGGGACTCGGGTGGTCAAGGGGATCCCGCTGAAGGACTACGCGTCCTGGCTGGACGAGGGCGCCCTGTTCAAGGGCCAGTGGGGGCTCAAGCAGGCCCGGGCGGGCGGGGCGACGTACGAGGAACTCGTCGAGAGCGAGGGCCGCCCGCGGCTGCGCGGACTGCTCGACAAACTGCACACCGAGAACCTCCTCGAAGCGGCCGTGGTCTACGGCTACTTCCCGTGCGTGTCCAAGGGCGACGACCTGATCATCCTGGACGACCAGGGCAACGAGCGGACCCGGTTCACCTTCCCCCGCCAGCGCCGCGGCCGCCGCCTGTGCCTCGCCGACTTCTTCCGCCCCGAAGAGTCCGGCGAGACCGATGTGATCGGCCTCCAGGTCGTCACGGTCGGATCCAAGATCGGTGAGGCCACCGCCAAGCTGTTCGCCGCCGACGCCTACCGCGACTACCTGGAACTGCACGGCCTGTCCGTCCAGCTCGCCGAGGCCATGGCCGAGTACTGGCACGCCCGGGTCCGCGCCGAACTCGGCTACGCGGGCGAGGACCCCGCCCGCGTGGAGGACATGTTCGACCTGAAGTACCGGGGCGCGCGCTTCTCCCTCGGGTACGGGGCCTGCCCCGACCTGGAGGACCGGGCCAAGATCGCCGAGCTGCTCCAGCCCGAGCGGATCGGGGTCCACCTCTCCGAGGAGTTCCAGCTCCACCCCGAACAGTCCACCGACGCGATCGTCATCCACCACCCCGAAGCGAAGTATTTCAACGCACGCTGA